A single Candidatus Hydrogenedentota bacterium DNA region contains:
- a CDS encoding HemD protein produces ARNFAEILGATRLDAVALTAQFASIGPITSKTAAELGMPVTIEPDTHDIPSFVEAIVQAFTETR; encoded by the coding sequence GCGCGAAATTTTGCCGAGATACTCGGCGCAACGCGGCTCGATGCGGTGGCGCTCACGGCGCAGTTCGCGTCCATCGGTCCCATCACGTCGAAGACCGCCGCCGAGTTGGGCATGCCGGTGACCATAGAACCCGACACACACGACATTCCAAGCTTCGTTGAAGCGATTGTGCAGGCATTTACCGAGACAAGGTAA